One Flagellimonas sp. CMM7 genomic region harbors:
- a CDS encoding chemotaxis protein CheB, with product MVNSKYTGKKNSKESFKVVLFCGSSGAMDVLEDFLLEISHDLKAAIVVLLHRKAATQDYLVRYLDKKVRIKVLAIEHGMPLEKGNIYMVPAGYHCIMEKNMTLSLDLSEKVMFSRPSADVSLESFSYNLKKRLIAIIVSGANADGANGAKWVWKRKGRIIVQKPEEAAIRTMPAAVIEAIDMVDHIVPSNELYNTAAKYF from the coding sequence ATGGTAAACTCAAAGTATACAGGAAAAAAAAATAGCAAAGAATCTTTCAAGGTAGTCCTTTTTTGTGGTTCTTCTGGAGCTATGGATGTGCTGGAGGATTTTTTACTGGAAATCAGCCATGATTTGAAAGCGGCCATAGTAGTGCTACTACACAGAAAAGCTGCTACACAAGACTACTTAGTCAGGTATTTGGACAAAAAAGTAAGGATAAAAGTACTGGCCATTGAGCATGGAATGCCTCTAGAAAAAGGCAATATCTATATGGTTCCCGCAGGGTATCATTGTATTATGGAAAAAAATATGACCCTTAGCCTTGATCTTAGTGAAAAAGTGATGTTTTCAAGACCTTCTGCCGATGTTTCTTTAGAATCTTTCTCCTACAACCTAAAAAAACGATTGATTGCCATAATTGTTAGCGGGGCTAATGCAGATGGCGCTAACGGGGCAAAATGGGTATGGAAAAGAAAGGGGAGAATAATCGTGCAAAAACCTGAAGAAGCAGCTATTAGAACAATGCCCGCTGCGGTCATTGAAGCTATCGACATGGTAGATCATATAGTACCCTCAAACGAACTTTATAATACAGCAGCTAAATATTTTTAA
- a CDS encoding response regulator, with protein MDKAKILIVDDLVENLYSLEQIIEKEDREIFSASSGNEALKLARKHEFALVITDVQMPEMNGFEFIEVFRSKKNTQNVPVIFATAINKEKKYVIKGYSEGAVDYLYKPLDPDIVSAKVDIFVTLYNQKRALELQYQELDTLNKLKNKFLGIAAHDIRNPLAIIEFYSKSLLKELGPTLDDPSRIQELENIFVSTKFAQNLVNDFLDISKMESGNIELEEEMIDVNYFLESNIQFNQIFANKKNINLVGEINLKDIRTAFDKNKMNQVLNNLITNAIKFSHEGTSIHLKAQQKGNQLLLSVQDEGQGIPKNEITHLFDPFAKTSVKSTAGEKSTGLGLMIVKKIVDAHKGEITVTSKVGIGSCFNIELPIKVIDVIEASPNQAKGHETNIGDEKLNIVVVDDDVLMRTLSEVVFNKIGGNITMLEDGEALLDQVDVINPDLVFTDINMPGINGYDMVKQIRNKGIDIPIFGLTGLINDEVQKLSKKSGMDGVYEKPPVENMLKHLVSLVHERNA; from the coding sequence ATGGACAAAGCAAAAATTCTTATTGTAGATGATCTCGTTGAGAACTTATATTCTCTGGAACAGATTATTGAAAAAGAAGATCGGGAAATATTCTCCGCTTCGAGTGGAAATGAAGCTTTAAAATTGGCTAGAAAGCATGAGTTTGCTTTAGTAATTACGGATGTTCAAATGCCAGAAATGAATGGATTTGAGTTCATTGAGGTTTTTAGGAGTAAAAAGAATACCCAGAATGTTCCGGTCATATTTGCCACTGCCATAAACAAAGAGAAAAAATATGTAATTAAAGGATATTCAGAAGGTGCGGTCGACTATTTATACAAACCTCTTGATCCCGACATTGTGTCTGCAAAGGTTGATATTTTTGTTACTCTCTACAACCAAAAAAGAGCATTGGAACTCCAATACCAAGAACTGGATACATTGAACAAACTCAAAAATAAGTTTCTAGGCATAGCAGCACATGATATTAGGAACCCATTGGCTATTATCGAGTTTTATTCCAAATCGTTGCTGAAGGAACTAGGGCCAACTTTGGATGACCCATCCAGAATCCAGGAATTAGAAAACATATTTGTTTCCACAAAGTTTGCCCAAAATCTGGTCAATGACTTTCTGGATATTAGTAAAATGGAATCTGGCAACATTGAGTTGGAGGAGGAAATGATTGATGTTAATTATTTTCTGGAGAGCAACATACAATTCAATCAGATTTTTGCTAATAAAAAGAATATCAATCTGGTTGGAGAGATCAATTTGAAAGATATTAGGACAGCTTTTGATAAAAATAAGATGAACCAAGTGCTCAACAATTTGATTACCAATGCCATAAAGTTTTCACACGAAGGCACTTCCATACATTTGAAAGCCCAACAAAAAGGAAATCAACTACTACTATCCGTGCAAGATGAAGGGCAAGGTATTCCCAAAAATGAGATAACCCATTTGTTTGATCCCTTCGCCAAAACTTCCGTAAAGTCCACCGCTGGAGAAAAAAGTACTGGACTTGGGCTGATGATCGTAAAAAAAATAGTGGATGCCCACAAAGGAGAAATTACGGTTACCAGCAAAGTAGGTATCGGGTCTTGTTTCAACATAGAGCTTCCTATTAAAGTAATAGATGTTATAGAAGCATCACCAAACCAAGCAAAAGGTCATGAAACCAATATAGGCGACGAAAAATTAAACATTGTGGTTGTTGATGATGATGTTCTCATGAGAACGCTTTCTGAAGTAGTATTCAATAAAATTGGAGGAAACATAACTATGCTCGAGGATGGAGAGGCACTGCTTGATCAAGTGGACGTCATTAATCCCGATTTAGTATTCACCGATATCAATATGCCTGGAATAAATGGTTATGACATGGTAAAACAAATACGAAATAAAGGTATTGATATTCCAATTTTTGGATTGACTGGATTGATAAATGACGAAGTTCAAAAATTATCCAAAAAGTCGGGGATGGATGGGGTATATGAAAAACCTCCAGTAGAGAATATGCTAAAGCATTTAGTTTCGCTGGTCCATGAGAGGAACGCTTAG
- a CDS encoding protein-glutamate O-methyltransferase CheR produces MEVLLEISENELGDFVQLSNKLYGLDFSGYAKESLRRRVLRLMKLKSCDSFTAFKYFLTNQKLSDDEILNEITVNTTEMFRDSEVFKFLKEEVFSVLETYPRINIWHAGCSTGEEPLSLAILLKEQGLLRRSVQYCTDINSEVLSQAKKGIYELKEMKEYSTNYIKSGGALSLSDYYVANYGMVKMNKELNKNMVFTKHNLVNGTSFNQMHMIMCRNVFIYLTTAQQNKVLRLFIDSLVPRGYLILGAKESAVFSTVLNELEIVNGKLKVYRKKK; encoded by the coding sequence ATGGAGGTACTACTAGAAATTTCGGAAAACGAATTGGGTGATTTTGTACAGTTATCCAACAAACTTTATGGTCTTGATTTTTCAGGATACGCAAAAGAGTCATTAAGAAGAAGAGTCCTGCGGCTTATGAAGCTAAAATCATGTGATTCATTTACAGCTTTCAAATACTTTCTGACAAACCAGAAACTGAGTGACGATGAGATATTGAACGAAATCACGGTGAACACTACAGAAATGTTCAGGGATTCTGAAGTTTTTAAATTTTTAAAAGAGGAAGTGTTCAGTGTATTGGAAACCTACCCCAGAATCAATATTTGGCACGCAGGGTGCTCAACAGGCGAAGAACCATTGAGTCTTGCCATATTGCTGAAAGAACAAGGATTGCTAAGAAGATCGGTTCAATATTGTACAGATATTAACTCTGAGGTGCTCAGCCAAGCAAAAAAAGGGATTTATGAGCTTAAAGAAATGAAGGAATACTCTACCAATTATATAAAATCAGGTGGTGCATTATCATTATCGGATTACTATGTGGCAAATTATGGCATGGTAAAAATGAACAAGGAATTAAATAAGAACATGGTATTTACCAAGCATAATCTGGTGAATGGCACCTCGTTCAATCAAATGCACATGATCATGTGCCGCAATGTCTTTATATATCTGACCACAGCGCAGCAAAATAAGGTATTACGATTATTTATAGATAGTCTTGTCCCCCGTGGATATTTGATCCTGGGAGCAAAAGAGAGTGCAGTTTTTTCAACTGTTTTAAACGAACTTGAAATAGTCAATGGTAAACTCAAAGTATACAGGAAAAAAAAATAG
- the rluF gene encoding 23S rRNA pseudouridine(2604) synthase RluF, giving the protein MKETRINKYLSEVGYCSRRAADKLIEQCRVTINGKVPEMGTKVNPSDEVRVDGELISEPKEKPVYLAFNKPIGIVCTTDTRVEKDNIIDFINYPKRIFPIGRLDKPSEGLIFMTNDGDIVNKILRARNHHEKEYVVTVNKPITAEFLKKMRNGVPILDTVTRKCEVEQISSNQFKIVLTQGLNRQIRRMCEYLDYRVKKLKRVRIMNVNLDIPIGKWRYLTSNELKEINRLVSDSFKTHK; this is encoded by the coding sequence ATGAAAGAAACCCGAATAAATAAATATTTAAGCGAAGTAGGTTATTGCTCCAGACGTGCCGCAGATAAATTAATAGAGCAATGCAGAGTGACCATAAATGGAAAAGTACCAGAGATGGGCACCAAAGTTAACCCTTCAGATGAAGTCAGGGTTGACGGAGAGTTAATTTCTGAACCCAAAGAAAAACCTGTTTATCTAGCCTTTAATAAACCTATCGGCATTGTTTGCACCACAGATACCAGGGTTGAAAAAGACAATATCATTGATTTTATAAATTACCCAAAACGAATTTTCCCCATTGGTAGATTGGACAAACCAAGTGAAGGCCTCATTTTTATGACCAATGATGGGGACATTGTAAATAAAATTCTACGTGCAAGAAACCATCATGAAAAGGAGTACGTGGTAACAGTAAACAAACCGATTACAGCAGAGTTTCTAAAAAAAATGAGAAATGGGGTGCCCATCTTGGATACGGTTACCAGAAAATGTGAAGTGGAACAGATAAGTTCAAATCAGTTTAAAATTGTATTAACGCAAGGTTTAAACAGGCAAATTCGTAGAATGTGCGAATATCTAGACTATCGTGTTAAGAAGTTAAAACGTGTCCGTATCATGAATGTGAATCTGGATATCCCTATTGGCAAATGGAGATACTTAACCAGTAATGAGCTTAAGGAAATCAATAGATTGGTATCCGATTCTTTCAAAACCCACAAATAG
- a CDS encoding DUF2256 domain-containing protein, with amino-acid sequence MKKKHLPQKICIVCNRLFSWRKKWEKQWGEVKYCSKHCRGNR; translated from the coding sequence ATGAAAAAGAAACATCTTCCCCAAAAAATCTGTATCGTGTGCAACCGTCTTTTTTCTTGGCGAAAAAAATGGGAAAAACAATGGGGCGAGGTCAAATATTGTAGCAAACACTGTAGAGGAAATAGATAG
- a CDS encoding cryptochrome/photolyase family protein has protein sequence MKHVHLIFPHQLFQESPLFKTEAPIYLVEEFLFFKHYAFHKQKIAFHRASMKSYEAFLESQGFEVYYVESIQDISDIRKLIPHLKSQKIEHINYIDPTDNWLQKRIQQSCTKNEITTKQLDSPLFLNAKEELFPFFRKDKKKYHQTSFYTDERKKRNILMNSNGKPEGGKWTFDTENRKKYPSKKTPPSIQFPDGDEFYKEAITYVEKHFSNHLGKLTAYSLYPTNFVTSEAWLNQFLAHRFMEFGTYEDAIIAENSILNHSVLTPMLNVGLLTPQKIINASLLYAQKNNVPINSTEGFIRQIIGWREFIRGMYEVRGTDERTQNFWGFTKKIPPSFYNGTTGINPVDQTIKKVLQTGYCHHIERLMVLGNFMLLCEFDPNEVYQWFMELFIDAYDWVMVPNVYGMSQFSDGGLMATKPYISGSNYLMKMSNYGKGEWQTTWDGLFWRFMDVHRHFFMQNPRLAMLVRMFDKMPQEKRDRHFKNAQIYLSSI, from the coding sequence ATGAAGCATGTTCATTTAATTTTTCCTCATCAGTTATTCCAAGAATCTCCCCTATTTAAAACTGAAGCCCCCATATATTTGGTTGAAGAATTTTTGTTCTTTAAACATTATGCCTTTCACAAACAGAAAATTGCGTTTCACCGAGCTTCTATGAAATCTTATGAAGCTTTTCTAGAATCTCAGGGATTTGAAGTGTACTATGTAGAATCCATTCAAGATATCTCGGATATAAGAAAGCTTATTCCTCATTTAAAGAGCCAAAAAATTGAACATATAAATTATATAGACCCTACGGACAATTGGCTTCAAAAAAGAATACAACAAAGTTGTACCAAAAATGAGATTACCACTAAACAATTGGATTCTCCCTTGTTTTTGAATGCGAAAGAGGAGCTATTTCCTTTCTTTAGAAAGGATAAAAAGAAGTATCATCAAACATCATTCTATACCGATGAGCGAAAAAAAAGAAACATTCTCATGAACTCCAACGGAAAACCCGAAGGTGGAAAATGGACGTTTGATACAGAAAACCGAAAAAAATATCCCTCCAAAAAGACACCTCCTTCAATTCAGTTTCCAGATGGGGATGAGTTTTATAAGGAAGCCATAACCTATGTGGAAAAGCACTTTTCAAATCATTTGGGGAAACTTACAGCATACTCCCTATACCCAACCAATTTTGTAACCTCCGAGGCTTGGCTAAATCAATTTTTAGCACATCGCTTTATGGAGTTTGGCACTTATGAAGATGCTATTATAGCTGAAAACTCCATACTCAACCATAGTGTGCTGACACCTATGCTCAATGTTGGGTTGCTAACCCCTCAAAAAATCATAAACGCTAGTTTGCTATATGCACAGAAAAACAATGTCCCTATAAATTCCACTGAAGGTTTTATTCGTCAAATCATAGGATGGCGAGAATTTATAAGAGGTATGTACGAAGTTCGCGGAACTGATGAACGTACCCAAAATTTCTGGGGATTCACCAAAAAGATTCCTCCCTCCTTCTATAACGGTACTACTGGAATAAACCCTGTGGATCAAACTATTAAGAAGGTTTTGCAAACAGGATATTGTCACCATATTGAACGCCTTATGGTTCTGGGCAATTTTATGCTCTTGTGCGAATTTGATCCCAACGAAGTATACCAATGGTTCATGGAGCTGTTTATTGATGCCTATGATTGGGTAATGGTTCCCAATGTATATGGGATGAGCCAGTTTTCGGATGGTGGATTAATGGCCACTAAACCCTATATAAGTGGCAGCAATTACCTTATGAAAATGAGCAACTACGGTAAAGGTGAATGGCAAACTACGTGGGATGGACTATTCTGGCGTTTCATGGATGTCCATCGCCATTTTTTTATGCAAAATCCCAGACTGGCCATGTTGGTTAGGATGTTTGACAAAATGCCACAAGAAAAAAGAGACAGGCATTTTAAAAATGCCCAAATCTATTTATCCTCTATTTAG
- the bla gene encoding subclass B1 metallo-beta-lactamase, translating into MKRKLLSIIVLFILLSCTNIASKEIYKSDSLVITQLTDNTYIHTSYLQTDSFGKVPCNGLVYKNGLEAIVFDSPTTDLVSKELIAQLKGNFKVTVKAVIATHSHDDCLGGLNAFHDVGIPSFAYQLTTKFAKEADSIAIPQNSFQDELITKVGDESVISVFMGEGHTKDNIVSYVPTEKVLFGGCLVKGLNASEGYVGEANVNEWPNTVQYVKDRFPEMEYVVPGHGKAGNTDLLDYTIELFTKTK; encoded by the coding sequence ATGAAGCGCAAATTACTTTCCATAATTGTTTTGTTTATACTGCTCAGCTGCACCAATATAGCATCCAAAGAAATCTATAAATCTGATAGTTTAGTTATTACCCAGTTAACGGATAATACCTATATCCACACATCCTATTTACAAACTGATAGCTTTGGAAAAGTTCCTTGTAATGGATTAGTATATAAAAATGGCTTGGAAGCCATAGTTTTTGATTCCCCTACAACAGATTTGGTTTCAAAAGAACTTATAGCACAGTTAAAAGGCAACTTCAAAGTAACCGTAAAAGCCGTAATAGCAACTCATTCCCATGATGATTGTCTTGGAGGGTTAAATGCATTTCATGATGTTGGGATACCTTCCTTTGCTTATCAATTGACAACTAAATTTGCAAAAGAAGCGGATAGCATAGCAATTCCCCAAAATAGTTTTCAAGATGAACTTATAACCAAAGTTGGAGACGAAAGTGTTATAAGCGTATTTATGGGTGAAGGCCATACAAAAGACAATATTGTAAGTTATGTGCCAACAGAAAAAGTACTCTTTGGAGGTTGCTTGGTAAAAGGACTAAACGCTAGTGAAGGCTACGTAGGAGAGGCCAATGTAAATGAATGGCCAAATACCGTTCAATATGTAAAAGATAGGTTCCCAGAAATGGAATATGTAGTTCCGGGCCACGGGAAAGCAGGCAATACAGATTTATTGGATTATACCATTGAGTTGTTTACCAAAACAAAGTAG
- a CDS encoding TIGR03643 family protein, protein MITNQLFTERELDRIIEMAWEDRTPFEAILFQFGLQEKDVIKLMRGNLKNSSFKRWRKPVNSGVSQKHLKKCNPDISRFKCSRQKAISGNKISKR, encoded by the coding sequence ATGATCACTAACCAACTATTTACAGAAAGAGAGCTAGATCGTATCATAGAAATGGCTTGGGAAGACCGCACTCCTTTTGAAGCAATTCTTTTTCAATTTGGCCTTCAAGAAAAAGATGTTATCAAACTAATGAGGGGCAACCTTAAAAATTCCAGCTTTAAACGTTGGCGAAAACCTGTAAACAGTGGAGTTAGTCAAAAACATCTAAAAAAATGCAATCCCGATATCAGCCGTTTTAAGTGTTCCAGACAAAAGGCTATTTCAGGAAACAAAATCAGTAAGCGCTAA
- a CDS encoding DUF2452 domain-containing protein translates to MGYEKKPDNVVFDQENLKYDAALKPYATNIGSPVITTTDSIAWKNRSINKVNHKVKTKYLELKAEYEKMIHEFEYNQLIFNAKFNFEPVIGEIYHLYERENAESFLSLIAPHQCNFNTLGSFYLNADQIWEKVISPNDH, encoded by the coding sequence ATGGGATACGAAAAAAAGCCAGATAACGTCGTGTTTGACCAAGAAAATTTAAAATACGACGCTGCCTTAAAACCTTATGCAACAAATATTGGTTCGCCCGTCATTACCACCACAGATAGTATTGCCTGGAAAAATAGGAGCATAAACAAGGTTAATCACAAGGTTAAGACCAAATATTTGGAGCTTAAGGCCGAGTATGAAAAAATGATTCATGAATTTGAGTACAACCAACTCATTTTCAATGCTAAATTTAATTTTGAACCTGTTATTGGGGAAATCTACCATTTGTATGAAAGAGAGAACGCAGAGTCTTTTTTATCTCTTATAGCGCCCCATCAATGTAATTTTAATACCCTTGGTAGTTTTTATTTGAATGCAGATCAGATTTGGGAAAAAGTAATATCACCCAATGATCACTAA
- a CDS encoding Lacal_2735 family protein, which yields MFGLFKKRTEKEKLQEEYAKLLREAHAFSTSDRKLSDQKTFEAEEIMKQIDQLV from the coding sequence ATGTTCGGATTATTCAAAAAGAGAACAGAGAAAGAAAAATTGCAAGAAGAGTACGCAAAACTCTTAAGAGAAGCCCATGCATTCTCAACATCAGATAGAAAACTAAGTGATCAGAAGACATTTGAAGCAGAGGAAATAATGAAACAAATTGATCAACTGGTCTAA